The window GTAAGCATGCACAACGCCCGTCCAGGGATTGTACCCCGAGAGCCACGGCGAAGGAGGAGCGGCCGCGGTTGTCGTGGGAGGGCGCGGCGCCGTGTTGGCGTTGCAGCCCCGACCCCCGCGGCCCTTATGCTTGCAGCCACCAGCGGCCGCGGGCGCGGGTGGCAGGGTCAGAGGAGGCGCGCGCGGCGCCGGCAGAGTTGGCGGGGCGCCGTGGCTAACGGCGAGGCCGACATGGAGGGCAGCGTGGGTCGCCTGCCGGGCGGTGTGACGGAGACGCTTCTCCTCCATGTGAAGGTATGTGACCGCCTTCGCATACGTCGGTGTGACGAGGGAGAGGTTGGCGGCGGACTGGCCAAGGTCGGGGTGGAGGCCGCGGAGGAGGTTGGTGAGGAGGTCGGAGTTGTTGATGGTCATACCGACGTCGCGCAGCTCGTCGGCGAGGACCTTCAGCCGTGTGCAGTACTCATCAATCAAAAGATCGTTTTGCTGCATAGTGAAGAACTCCCCTTGAAGGAAGACGCGGCGTTGGAGTTGATTGTCGAGGAAGAGATCACACAAGCGCGTCCACATAGCATACGCCGACGGGTCGCGGGAGTTCACCATGTTGAAGAGGCCGCCGGAGATGGTGAGGAAGAGCCACTTGACGATGCAGGCGTCCACAGCAAGCCACTCATCGTCGTCCTTCATGTCGCGGAAGTCGACGCTCCCATCAACATGCTCGATGAGACGGTAAGAAAGGAACAGCAACGCGAAGTAGGTGCGCCGTGCGTTGTAGGATGGCGAGTCGAGATCGAGGATGACGGGTACGTGGTCTTTGATGTGAAGCTCGTTGAGACGGTCGGAGGTGAACATGGCACCGGCAAAATAACCGGCGTCGGATGTGTCGGCCTTGGCCATGGTGGCGTCGGGTGGTTAGATTTTGGGTGGTGttggagggaggcggcgggggctaTAGGAGAAAGATGGTAGCGGCAGCGGCTTTAGGGTTTAGGGGAGAAGGTGGcggtcactagtagaaaagagggctttggttcaggccgggtcagcccattagtcccggttcagtccagaaccaggaccaatgggggcactggtcccggttcgtcaggccaggggcctgccgggcctcgtgggggcattggtcccggttcgtctggcccctttggtcctggttggtgggacgaaccgggaccaatgggcctcgctcctggcccaccaccattggtcccggttggtggcttgaacggggaccacaggctgccctttagtcccggttcatgccacgaaccgggaccaatgaggtgcctatatatacccctcgcccgcgagcagagcactccagtgctctgtttttctctggccggcgaggggagggctttgtggtgctctagctcatctcctatgcacatgaggtgttcgatgaaatgcccgagccacactagttaagctttctcctctcgaagctcgacctcaaagctccattttcctcgagatttgtctaggtttagcggcccgtcacgtcccattcccgtcttcaccgccgtcgatcgcccgcgccaaTCTCGTCgtcggcaccaccgtggtgagcctcttgttattatcttctttctgaaagaaaaaaattcttactttagatagatacttgtctaattttctttctattttattgcttgttattatatagtgcgatggttttggtatccgcccccgtcggccctcgtcctatctatgat is drawn from Aegilops tauschii subsp. strangulata cultivar AL8/78 chromosome 1, Aet v6.0, whole genome shotgun sequence and contains these coding sequences:
- the LOC109783277 gene encoding uncharacterized protein; protein product: MAKADTSDAGYFAGAMFTSDRLNELHIKDHVPVILDLDSPSYNARRTYFALLFLSYRLIEHVDGSVDFRDMKDDDEWLAVDACIVKWLFLTISGGLFNMVNSRDPSAYAMWTRLCDLFLDNQLQRRVFLQGEFFTMQQNDLLIDEYCTRLKVLADELRDVGMTINNSDLLTNLLRGLHPDLGQSAANLSLVTPTYAKAVTYLHMEEKRLRHTARQATHAALHVGLAVSHGAPPTLPAPRAPPLTLPPAPAAAGGCKHKGRGGRGCNANTAPRPPTTTAAAPPSPWLSGYNPWTGVVHAYSMPVPRPPAPGILGPRPSSHQALLTAPAPAAYSSSSAYGVPPGYGVYGGAPLVYDLALLSALHAAPSPSTYNGGGDWYMDTGAAAHMASNPGILSHASPYPFNSRIMTTPTIAPMISLDGLVEPLRFLRHDPVHL